One Glutamicibacter halophytocola DNA segment encodes these proteins:
- a CDS encoding IclR family transcriptional regulator — protein MALLDDVSNAIKVLEMLAPEPEGLRVTQVADGLGINKAIAHRLLGALVNAGYVAQDSRTSSYVATHRLGALGLRQLSSSGVGTWAQRTLDQLAAESEELVRLAVSSSGSLQWIAKAQGSNSSLRIDPVMGQEAIPYATASGKAWLASLNKERINRILQEHGLVPQTERTVTDVADIFDELQEVQERGYAMTFEEMDPGINAVAAPVFGAGTDEEATGTLSIAGPSIRMTRTRMDELAPALLEAANEIAASWPSYAYLSTNEVLSA, from the coding sequence ATGGCTTTACTGGACGATGTCTCAAATGCCATCAAGGTACTTGAAATGCTTGCTCCTGAGCCCGAAGGGCTGAGAGTCACCCAAGTGGCGGATGGCCTTGGCATCAATAAGGCCATTGCTCATCGGCTACTCGGCGCATTGGTTAACGCAGGGTACGTTGCGCAAGATTCCAGAACGTCCTCCTACGTCGCCACCCATCGCCTCGGTGCCCTAGGGCTTCGCCAATTATCTTCGTCTGGCGTAGGAACATGGGCCCAACGCACCTTGGATCAACTGGCCGCAGAGTCAGAAGAATTGGTGCGTCTCGCGGTTTCATCGTCAGGTTCCCTGCAATGGATCGCTAAGGCCCAGGGGTCCAACTCCTCACTTCGTATTGATCCTGTCATGGGTCAAGAAGCGATACCGTACGCAACTGCCTCAGGCAAAGCTTGGCTAGCTTCACTCAACAAGGAACGTATCAACCGGATACTTCAAGAACACGGGCTAGTCCCCCAGACCGAACGAACCGTTACCGATGTCGCTGACATCTTCGACGAGCTTCAAGAGGTTCAGGAAAGAGGATACGCCATGACCTTTGAGGAAATGGACCCCGGCATCAACGCCGTGGCTGCACCAGTTTTCGGTGCGGGCACTGACGAGGAGGCCACGGGAACGCTCAGTATCGCTGGTCCTTCGATCCGGATGACCCGTACACGCATGGACGAGTTGGCTCCCGCGCTGCTCGAAGCGGCAAACGAGATAGCTGCAAGCTGGCCCTCTTATGCTTATCTCTCGACAAACGAAGTACTCTCTGCATGA
- a CDS encoding ATP-binding protein, whose amino-acid sequence MELPTTPQPARPLVIVALSGGSGSELLLRRACDQAARMPGAEVLAVHVPQRGVAADPRQPDGELDRLRALAEEAGASWHMVLGQDIAEALLGFARSTQATHLVLGGPRAGAGAQSSGEGLAFKLLRQANGASDPVILLIARPEKPGTGEEPGVRARQSLGAGRRLAGWILAAAGPPLLAAGFLLSGSEGELLTLNFLCQLTLVVFVALLGGWWPAVTATLLGTAILNWYFTPPTGQWHIHEPFNVVALGLFLLVAAGVARVVDIEARRTAEARRARHQADMLFELSGGVIREGLSVTALLEWLRRSYSLRGVALARRGEDGSKAPRTVATAGAAPAEAGASDYTVSVDAEHVLLIDGIPLEASDQGVFEAFAGRIAAVLQHRQLAEVRLQSRELAAGNAMRTALLAAVSHDLRTPLSGIKASASSLRMQDVVLSEEDIADLLATIEESADQLSERIEDLLSMSRIQAGELVVHRSPIQVEDLAASAVRDLAAQIRPGHLQVQIPPGCPKVSGDYGLAVRVLANLLENALRYGGEHPLQLRAVPTPTEVQIQVVDHGQGVPQEQREQIFRPFQRQGDRDNATGLGLGLAVARGLAEGMEGQVHAEHTPGGGATMVFTLPISEERT is encoded by the coding sequence ATGGAACTGCCGACAACGCCGCAGCCAGCCAGGCCGCTGGTGATCGTGGCGCTCTCCGGGGGATCCGGGTCCGAGCTGCTGCTGCGCCGAGCCTGCGATCAGGCGGCGCGGATGCCCGGGGCCGAGGTGCTGGCCGTGCACGTCCCGCAGCGTGGCGTCGCGGCCGATCCCCGGCAGCCGGACGGCGAACTGGACCGGCTTCGCGCCCTGGCCGAAGAGGCAGGAGCTTCCTGGCATATGGTGCTCGGCCAGGACATCGCCGAGGCGCTGCTCGGATTCGCCAGGAGCACCCAGGCCACGCACCTGGTGCTCGGCGGGCCCAGGGCCGGTGCCGGAGCGCAGTCTTCCGGCGAGGGCCTGGCCTTCAAGCTGCTGCGGCAGGCCAATGGGGCCAGCGATCCTGTCATCCTGCTGATTGCGCGCCCGGAAAAGCCGGGCACCGGGGAAGAGCCTGGTGTCCGCGCCCGCCAGTCGCTGGGCGCAGGCCGCCGGCTGGCTGGCTGGATCCTGGCTGCCGCCGGGCCACCCCTGCTGGCCGCGGGCTTCCTGCTCAGCGGCAGCGAGGGAGAACTGCTGACCCTGAACTTCCTGTGCCAGCTGACCCTGGTGGTGTTCGTGGCGCTGCTGGGCGGCTGGTGGCCCGCGGTCACCGCCACCCTGCTGGGCACCGCGATCCTGAACTGGTATTTCACTCCGCCCACCGGGCAATGGCATATCCACGAGCCGTTCAACGTGGTGGCCCTGGGGCTGTTCCTGCTGGTCGCTGCCGGGGTGGCGCGGGTGGTGGATATCGAGGCGAGGCGCACCGCCGAGGCGCGCCGGGCCAGGCACCAGGCCGACATGCTCTTCGAGCTCTCCGGCGGGGTGATCCGCGAGGGCCTGAGCGTCACGGCCCTGCTCGAATGGCTGCGCCGCTCCTATTCGCTGCGCGGGGTCGCCCTGGCCCGCCGCGGCGAGGACGGGTCCAAGGCCCCGCGCACCGTGGCCACGGCCGGAGCCGCGCCCGCCGAGGCCGGCGCCAGCGACTACACCGTGTCCGTGGATGCCGAGCATGTGCTGCTCATCGACGGGATTCCGCTGGAAGCATCGGACCAGGGGGTCTTCGAGGCCTTTGCCGGGCGCATTGCCGCGGTGCTGCAGCATCGGCAGCTCGCCGAGGTGCGCCTGCAATCGCGGGAGCTGGCCGCCGGAAATGCAATGCGCACCGCCCTGCTGGCCGCGGTCTCCCATGATTTGCGCACCCCGCTGTCGGGGATCAAGGCCTCGGCCTCGAGCCTGCGCATGCAGGATGTGGTGCTCAGCGAAGAAGACATCGCGGATTTGCTGGCCACCATCGAGGAATCGGCGGACCAGCTCAGCGAGCGGATCGAGGACCTGCTGAGCATGAGCCGGATCCAGGCCGGGGAACTGGTGGTGCATCGCAGCCCCATCCAGGTCGAGGACCTGGCCGCCTCCGCGGTGCGGGACCTGGCCGCGCAGATCCGCCCCGGCCACTTGCAGGTGCAGATACCGCCGGGCTGCCCCAAGGTCAGCGGCGACTACGGGCTGGCGGTCCGTGTTCTGGCCAATCTGCTGGAGAACGCCCTGCGCTACGGCGGGGAGCACCCCTTGCAGCTGCGCGCGGTGCCGACGCCAACGGAGGTCCAGATCCAGGTGGTCGACCACGGACAAGGGGTCCCGCAAGAGCAGCGCGAGCAGATCTTCCGGCCCTTCCAGCGCCAGGGGGACCGGGATAACGCCACCGGGCTGGGACTGGGCCTTGCCGTGGCCCGGGGCCTGGCCGAGGGCATGGAAGGACAGGTCCATGCCGAGCACACCCCTGGAGGTGGGGCCACGATGGTCTTCACCCTGCCGATATCAGAGGAAAGAACATGA
- a CDS encoding MFS transporter, protein MTTSRPSAQGLPALDDSAPAPKPRSANLLAGTVGHFVEWYDWYIYGLLAAIFSGQIFPSESAFASLMSALLTYSLGFVVRPLSGIIISPFADRYGRRRILTIAISGMALGALIIGLTPSFDSIGYLAPILFVIARIMQGISSGTEMQSAIAFMVEHAPANRRALFGSFTNAASGFATLCATGAAAAVTAAFTPEDLAAYGWRIPFIIGGVFGVIGLVLRAKSDETPEFEANKNDSADSTTGKLKDLLRNHPKALIQTAALSAPAVAYYTWATFLPTFANLTSGRNLSETLAGSVIGLALLVIIVPFCGYLSDRIGRQKIFPIIGASGMIVLFYPMMLLLEKPGFWVYVLVSASGWVVLGIWQAIYPTIQAELFPASVRVSGIGFAHQIVIAIFGGTAPLIATAFVSAGHPMLVAVYMIVVVAICLGVYFTLPETGHRSERASVAVNSKEANDH, encoded by the coding sequence ATGACGACCTCACGCCCCTCTGCTCAAGGCCTCCCGGCCCTCGACGATAGTGCTCCAGCACCGAAACCGCGTTCCGCGAATCTTCTCGCCGGAACTGTAGGGCACTTCGTCGAGTGGTACGACTGGTACATCTACGGCCTGCTAGCCGCCATATTCTCCGGTCAGATTTTCCCTAGCGAATCAGCCTTCGCCTCGCTTATGTCTGCACTCTTGACCTACTCGCTTGGCTTCGTGGTTCGCCCACTCAGCGGCATCATCATTTCACCATTTGCCGACAGGTACGGGCGGCGCCGGATTTTGACCATAGCCATTTCCGGGATGGCCTTGGGCGCGCTCATCATTGGCCTGACGCCTTCCTTTGACTCCATTGGATACTTGGCACCGATATTGTTCGTGATCGCTAGAATCATGCAGGGAATTTCTTCAGGCACCGAAATGCAAAGCGCCATCGCTTTCATGGTTGAACATGCCCCTGCAAACCGGCGTGCCCTCTTCGGCTCATTCACCAACGCAGCCAGCGGCTTCGCTACCCTCTGCGCCACCGGCGCTGCAGCCGCGGTAACGGCAGCGTTCACGCCGGAGGACCTGGCAGCCTACGGATGGAGAATTCCCTTCATCATTGGTGGGGTCTTCGGCGTGATCGGCCTGGTGCTTCGTGCCAAATCGGACGAGACTCCCGAGTTCGAGGCCAATAAGAATGACTCCGCGGATTCCACAACTGGCAAGCTGAAAGACCTTTTGCGCAACCACCCTAAGGCGCTCATCCAAACCGCTGCGCTGTCGGCACCGGCAGTTGCCTACTACACGTGGGCTACGTTCCTGCCAACTTTCGCGAATCTCACCAGTGGTCGCAACCTTTCTGAAACCCTGGCCGGTAGCGTCATCGGACTAGCCTTGTTGGTCATCATCGTCCCATTCTGCGGATACTTGTCCGACCGAATTGGACGCCAGAAGATCTTCCCGATCATTGGAGCGAGCGGGATGATCGTGCTGTTCTACCCAATGATGCTTCTTCTGGAAAAACCGGGTTTCTGGGTCTACGTGCTTGTCTCGGCCTCCGGCTGGGTCGTGCTCGGAATCTGGCAGGCAATCTATCCGACCATCCAGGCAGAGCTGTTCCCAGCATCGGTCCGGGTCTCAGGCATTGGCTTCGCGCACCAGATCGTCATAGCGATTTTTGGTGGAACTGCACCACTTATTGCCACAGCATTCGTGAGCGCTGGACATCCAATGCTCGTGGCGGTCTACATGATCGTTGTCGTAGCCATCTGCCTCGGCGTTTACTTCACCCTCCCTGAAACTGGACACCGTTCAGAACGCGCATCCGTAGCGGTGAACAGCAAGGAAGCGAACGACCACTAG
- a CDS encoding response regulator produces the protein MSATVLIVEDDPQIARALLVNLKARGYRALHAATGLQCLQLAADAHPDVILLDLGLPDLDGSEVIDGIRGWSSVPIIVVSARHESHSKVDALDRGADDFVTKPFAMDELLARLRAALRRALPDPGQAVVETSDGRLRIDLSSHSATVHGEAVRLTRLEWRVLEVLASNPHRLIGRSELLTTVWGPEYGEEANYLRVYMSQLRTKLEPEPSNPRYFLTELGMGYRFTP, from the coding sequence ATGAGCGCCACCGTACTGATCGTGGAAGATGACCCGCAGATCGCCCGCGCCCTGCTGGTCAATCTCAAGGCACGGGGCTACCGGGCGCTGCACGCGGCGACCGGGCTGCAATGCCTGCAGCTGGCCGCCGATGCGCATCCGGATGTGATCCTGCTGGATTTGGGCTTGCCGGATCTTGACGGCTCAGAGGTCATCGACGGGATCCGCGGCTGGTCGAGCGTGCCGATTATCGTCGTCTCGGCCCGGCACGAATCGCATAGCAAGGTTGATGCCCTGGACCGCGGCGCCGATGATTTTGTCACCAAGCCCTTTGCCATGGACGAGTTGCTGGCGCGCTTGCGCGCCGCGTTGCGCCGTGCGCTTCCAGACCCGGGGCAGGCGGTGGTGGAAACCTCGGATGGGCGGCTGCGCATTGACCTGTCCAGCCATTCGGCTACCGTCCACGGCGAAGCGGTGCGGCTGACCCGCCTGGAATGGCGGGTGCTGGAGGTGCTGGCCAGCAACCCGCACCGGCTGATCGGGCGCAGCGAGCTGCTGACCACGGTCTGGGGGCCGGAGTACGGCGAGGAAGCGAATTACCTGCGGGTCTACATGTCGCAGCTGCGCACCAAGCTGGAACCCGAGCCTTCGAATCCGCGCTATTTCCTGACCGAATTGGGAATGGGGTACCGCTTCACCCCGTGA
- a CDS encoding bifunctional 4-hydroxy-2-oxoglutarate aldolase/2-dehydro-3-deoxy-phosphogluconate aldolase, producing the protein MFQKLDTLDTIRDSGNVLIVRLDTAEEAFDVACAAVEGGIRALEITLSIPGALSVIERLTKRFESHDVVFGAGTVLDGYAAWASIQAGAQFLVSPNLNPEMIRVANRYQVATISGAYTPTEIQDTAEAGADMVKLFPTEAGGIPYAKSVLAPLAHIPLVPAGGVTTENVGDWFAAGVTAVGVGSAITKAGRPDGDMSKVTAAAADFVNAISRARS; encoded by the coding sequence ATGTTCCAAAAACTAGACACCCTTGACACCATTCGCGACTCCGGCAACGTCCTCATCGTTCGCCTGGATACCGCCGAGGAAGCCTTCGATGTTGCCTGCGCAGCGGTCGAAGGAGGCATCCGGGCGCTGGAGATCACCTTGTCGATTCCAGGTGCACTTTCAGTCATCGAACGACTCACCAAACGATTTGAATCCCACGACGTCGTCTTCGGTGCCGGCACCGTCCTTGACGGCTACGCAGCTTGGGCGAGCATCCAGGCAGGAGCCCAATTCCTCGTCAGCCCGAACCTCAATCCAGAGATGATTCGGGTTGCCAACCGATACCAGGTCGCCACGATCAGCGGAGCCTACACTCCGACCGAAATACAAGACACGGCGGAAGCCGGAGCGGATATGGTCAAGCTCTTCCCGACCGAAGCGGGAGGGATTCCGTACGCCAAGTCCGTATTGGCGCCACTGGCACACATTCCCCTCGTACCCGCCGGCGGTGTCACCACCGAAAATGTAGGAGACTGGTTCGCGGCAGGGGTTACTGCGGTCGGCGTCGGAAGCGCTATCACCAAGGCCGGCCGTCCCGACGGAGACATGTCCAAGGTGACTGCCGCGGCAGCTGACTTCGTCAACGCGATATCCCGCGCCCGGTCATGA
- a CDS encoding AAA family ATPase, translating to MSGRNPALPTAYVVIGGAGSGKSTVARHISSITGAAYLDKDAIASPLVEFALTALGHDPDDRESNATYVESVMPLEYQALFAVAATNLDLGNSVVLDAPFVAYLPDPEYLEKSILQANWPEATIRVIQVRASPHVVKSRLIQRGYDRDRKKLANWEEYWNRFGTLSCAWQCGRHDRVLNDNEGTFEQVTAIINDDHPTLQIDV from the coding sequence ATGAGCGGCAGGAATCCAGCCCTGCCCACAGCCTATGTCGTAATCGGTGGCGCCGGGTCGGGCAAATCGACAGTGGCCAGGCACATCAGCTCCATCACCGGGGCCGCATATCTCGATAAAGACGCCATAGCTTCGCCCCTCGTTGAATTCGCGCTCACTGCATTAGGGCATGACCCGGACGACCGCGAGTCCAACGCGACCTACGTCGAATCGGTCATGCCTTTGGAGTACCAAGCACTCTTCGCCGTTGCCGCGACAAATCTGGATTTAGGGAACAGCGTTGTCCTCGACGCCCCGTTCGTCGCGTATCTGCCAGACCCTGAATACCTCGAGAAGTCCATTCTCCAGGCGAACTGGCCGGAGGCCACTATTCGAGTCATCCAAGTTCGAGCTTCCCCGCACGTCGTGAAATCGCGCCTGATTCAACGCGGCTACGACCGTGACCGGAAAAAATTGGCAAATTGGGAAGAGTACTGGAACCGTTTTGGCACTTTGTCCTGCGCTTGGCAGTGCGGACGCCACGATCGCGTCCTCAATGACAATGAGGGCACGTTCGAGCAGGTCACCGCCATCATCAATGATGATCATCCAACGCTTCAGATCGACGTATAG